The proteins below come from a single Papaver somniferum cultivar HN1 chromosome 11, ASM357369v1, whole genome shotgun sequence genomic window:
- the LOC113320600 gene encoding DNA repair protein recA homolog 2, mitochondrial-like — protein sequence MRLRALKLISSASSVFHQSSRYNGITTTSSSPITFSSLLQRQERNRVDLLGNRSRLLSSAVEMMSEFEYERPADDCKVMEKEAALHLAVAQLSSEFGTGSMLSLRRFFGSRHAQVIPTGSLKLDMALGIGGLPKGRIIEIFGQEASGKTTLALHVIKEAQKLGGYCAYVDVENALDPSLAESIGVNTEDLLVSHLESAESSLSVVDTLIKSGSIDVIVVDSVAALVPQSELYSVVDGPLPKSQSRLMTQALRKIHSSLGRSQTVLIFINQVRYKPSDCFGQATQVTCGGSAMKFYPAVRMKTMKAGLLRNEDEITGVSICVQVVKNKLAPAMKKAELEISFGKGITSEAEVLEMACTHGVISKMIDGYYIEGKLLKDKQEAEKYLAENDEVLDKLVGALRSQLFERR from the exons CGACAAGAACGAAATAGAGTTGACTTACTTGGAAATCGTAGCCGTCTCCTTTCCTCTGCAG TGGAAATGATGTCAGAATTTGAATATGAACGGCCCGCGGATGATTGCAAAGTGATGGAAAAAGAGGCTGCACTTCATCTGGCAGTCGCTCAACTTTCTAGTGAATTTGGTACAGGTTCTATGTTGTCATTGAGACGATTTTTTGGTTCACGTCATGCACAAGTTATACCTACTGGCTCTTTAAAGCTGGATATGGCTCTTGGAATTGGAGGATTACCCAAG GGAAGAATCATTGAAATTTTTGGTCAAGAAGCATCAGGGAAAACAACACTTGCCCTTCATGTTATCAAGGAAGCTCAAAAGCTTGGAG GATATTGTGCATATGTTGATGTAGAGAATGCATTGGATCCATCGCTTGCAGAGTCAATAGGTGTAAATACAGAAGATCTTTTGGTTTCACACTTGGAATCTGCGGAAAGTTCATTAAGTGTAGTTGATACACTAATTAAAAGTGGATCTATTGATGTTATTGTGGTTGATAGT GTAGCAGCTCTTGTTCCTCAATCTGAACTTTATTCTGTTGTAGACGGCCCTCTTCCTAAAAGTCAATCACGGTTGATGACTCAAGCACTACGCAAAATTCATTCTTCATTGGGCCGGTCACAGACTGTTCTTATTTTCATCAACCAG GTCAGGTATAAGCCATCCGATTGTTTTGGACAAGCAACTCAGGTGACTTGTGGTGGAAGTGCTATGAAATTTTATCCAGCAGTCCGAATGAAAACTATGAAAGCAGGATTACTGAGGAATGAAGATGAG ATTACTGGGGTTTCTATCTGTGTTCAAGTTGTGAAAAACAAATTGGCACCAGCGATGAAGAAGGCTGAGCTTGAAATATCATTTGGGAAGGGCATTACTAGTGAAGCAGAGGTCTTAGAGATGGCTTGTACGCATGGGGTCATCTCGAAAATGATTGATGGTTATTATATAGAAGGAAAACTGCTCAAAGATAAACAGGAAGCTGAAAAGTATCTAGCCGAAAACGACGAAGTCCTTGATAAACTTGTTGGAGCCTTGAGGAGTCAATTATTTGAGAGGAGATAA
- the LOC113323181 gene encoding uncharacterized protein LOC113323181, with the protein MVDWRRNNQFDNNYRETPSTSARSQNKKPPTGPWQPSVPQWEKKFCTMVGSVPWGKIVEAKKMMSYYDNVVQWNDSAGEEAFHNAKSRFWAEINGLPCDISLPDPNTYIDDIDWHSKIDPELILDLDRAPMAPDNWGREGKAGFEGSTLVFMNKPVPCTGWGDADEDLVRTANDSSPGTGVRDDNNYNSTNEDRNPWECSQPVESSRTGWGDAEEDPIRARNNVSSGTGYRDRSTSSERNPWDMNLPGDSLASEDKKWGEKSWAWKQWGNNSKESDGFDSRRTGGGWGQWEGNWRKREGATQNMSRYKTSRFQSDDQYELGGGWKNGGRGRKRVNFAYERPLIDKKPFVQRPWNPVHQIGHHGSAEAGNNLWRSWDKQVS; encoded by the exons ATGGTTGATTGGAGAAGAAATAATCAATTTGATAACAACTATCGGGAAACTCCTTCTACATCAGCTAGATCGCAGAACAAGAAACCTCCTACTG GTCCATGGCAACCATCTGTACCACAATGGGAGAAGAAATTCTGTACAATGGTAGGTTCAGTTCCATGGGGGAAGATAGTGGAAGCCAAGAAAATGATGTCTTACTATGACAATGTTGTGCAGTGGAATGATTCTGCCGGTGAAGAGGCCTTTCATAATGCAAAATCTCGTTTTTGGGCGGAAATTAATGGTCTCCCTTGCGACATTTCTCTGCCTGATCCGAATACTTACATTGATGACATCGATTGGCACTCCAAAATTGATCCTGAGCTAATATTGGACTTGGACCGAGCGCCCATGGCTCCTGATAATTGGGGAAGAGAAGGAAAGGCTGGTTTTGAAGGTAGTACCCTCGTATTCATGAATAAACCTGTTCCGTGTACTGGATGGGGTGATGCAGACGAGGATCTGGTCAGGACTGCGAACGATTCATCTCCTGGAACTGGTGTTAGAGATGATAATAATTATAATTCAACCAATGAAGATAGAAATCCCTGGGAGTGTAGTCAGCCTGTGGAAAGTAGTAGAACTGGATGGGGAGACGCTGAGGAGGATCCAATCAGGGCAAGGAACAATGTATCATCTGGAACAGGTTACAGAGACAGGAGTACCAGTAGTGAACGAAATCCATGGGATATGAATCTTCCTGGAGATAGTCTAGCTTCCGAGGATAAAAAATGGGGTGAGAAATCATGGGCTTGGAAGCAATGGGGTAACAATAGTAAAGAATCTGATGGTTTTGATTCTAGAAGAACAGGGGGTGGTTGGGGCCAGTGGGAAGGGAATTGGAGAAAGAGAGAAGGTGCCACCCAGAATATGTCAAGGTATAAAACGTCAAGGTTTCAAAGTGATGATCAGTATGAATTGGGCGGAGGATGGAAGAATGGTGGCAGAGGgaggaaaagggtaaacttcgcTTACGAGCGTCCTCTGATTGATAAAAAACCTTTTGTTCAGCGACCTTGGAACCCTGTTCATCAAATCGGTCATCATGGATCTGCTGAAGCTGGCAATAATCTATGGCGCAGTTGGGATAAACAGGTTTCTTGA
- the LOC113322057 gene encoding UDP-N-acetylglucosamine--dolichyl-phosphate N-acetylglucosaminephosphotransferase-like: MPARRRGPAATSSISEEPVIVPSPISEEPVIVPSKLPEIASVSAVFFALFFYLLFKHYKIEHDLKRSILINLGLSFAGFIITLILIPVASRYVLRRNLFGYDINKKGTPQGLIKVPESLGIVIGVVFLVVAIVFQYFNLTQDSNWLVEYNAALASICFMILLGFIDDVLDVPWRMKLMLPSIAALPLLMAYAGHTTIIIPKPLIPYVGLEILDLGGIYKLYMFLLAVFCTNSINIHAGINGLEVGQTAVIASAIMIHNVMQIGASSDPEYKQAHAFSIYLAQPLLTTSLGLLCFNWYPSSVFVGDTYTYFAGMSMAVIGILGHFSETLLIFFLPQVLNFLASCPQLFGFINCPRHRLPRFDPETGLLTGTRDGTLVNIFLRLFGRCTEKQLCIRLLGFQALCCVFCFGLRHFLAGWYK, translated from the exons ATGCCTGCTCGAAGACGAGGTCCAGCGGCAACAAGTTCAATTTCTGAAGAGCCGGTGATTGTTCCAAGTCCAATTTCTGAAGAGCCAGTGATTGTTCCTTCAAAACTCCCTGAAATTGCATCAGTTTCAGCTGTATTCTTTGCCCTATTTTTCTACCTATTGTTTAAACATTACAAAATTGAACATGATTTGAAGAGATCTATTCTTATCAATTTAGGTCTTAGCTTCGCGGGTTTCATCATCACTCTGATTTTGATTCCTGTAGCCTCACGTTATGTACTCAGACGAAATCTCTTTGGTTATGATATCAATAAGAAGGGTACCCCTCAAGGTTTAATCAAAGT GCCTGAATCTTTGGGCATTGTTATCGGGGTTGTTTTCTTGGTTGTGGCAATAGTGTTTCAGTATTTCAACTTAACACAAGACTCCAAT TGGCTTGTGGAGTACAATGCTGCATTAGCATCCATCTGCTTCATGATCCTTCTTGGATTTATTGACGATGTCCTTGATGTCCCCTGGagaat GAAATTGATGTTGCCTTCAATTGCAGCACTTCCCCTCTTGATGGCGTATGCTGGACATACAACTATCATCATACCAAAGCCTCTCATTCCATATGTTGGACTTGAGATTTTGGACCTTG GTGGCATATATAAACTGTACATGTTCCTTTTGGCTGTATTTTGTACGAACTCCATCAATATTCATGCTGGTATTAATGGCCTTGAAGTTGGACAGACAGCTGTAATTGCATCTGCT ATTATGATACATAATGTAATGCAAATTGGAGCATCGTCGGATCCTGAGTATAAACAGGCTCATGCTTTCTCCATTTACCTGGCACAACCCTTACTCACCACCTCATTAGGCTTACTTTGTTTTAATTG GTACCCGTCTTCAGTTTTTGTTGGTGACACCTACACATACTTTGCTGGAATGTCTATGGCTGTAATTGGCATACTCGGCCACTTCAG TGAAACCCTCCTGATCTTTTTCTTGCCTCAAGTTCTAAACTTCCTTGCATCTTGTCCTCAG CTTTTTGGATTTATCAACTGCCCACGACATCGGTTGCCTAG GTTTGATCCTGAAACAGGACTACTAACTGGCACTAGAGATGGAACGCTTGTTAATATCTTCCTAAGATTGTTTGGTCGGTGCACGGAGAAACAACTTTGCATTAGACTTCTAGGATTCCAG GCTTTGTGCTGCGTCTTCTGTTTCGGCTTGAGGCATTTTCTTGCTGGTTGGTACAAGTAA